From the genome of Mycetocola spongiae, one region includes:
- a CDS encoding inorganic phosphate transporter, producing MDVTLIVILVIALALFFDFTNGFHDTANAMATPIATGAMKPKVAVTLAAILNLVGAFLSTEVSKTISHGIIREGEGGVSISPELIFAGLLGAIIWNMLTWLLGLPSSSSHALFGGLIGAAIVGIGFTSIDGGQLLSKVILPAILAPFTAGLIAFLATRLVYAMTRRYDGKPDGRSGFRYGQIFTSSLVALAHGTNDAQKTMGVITLTLVAVGAQSSDDTNPQFWVILVCALAIALGTYVGGWRIIATLGSGLTEVKPAQGFAAETSTAATILASSHLGFALSTTQVASGSVIGSGLGRRGSKVKWGTAGRIGMGWLMTLPAAAIVGGGAAYLAETFGTAGIVFDAVVGFSAVLFIYLWSRRTKESIVESTVADVAESGLAVVIPEDVEPKKIPAKVEAKLEALAEAKAEAKAEAKEEAKLEAAARAEERAEIRAEVKAEVKAEFKAAQRAKARAEAKARAKAEAKAREEATEDREDGK from the coding sequence GTGGACGTAACCCTCATCGTTATTCTTGTTATAGCGCTCGCGCTATTTTTCGACTTCACCAATGGTTTTCACGACACCGCGAATGCAATGGCGACCCCCATCGCCACCGGTGCCATGAAGCCAAAGGTCGCGGTGACACTCGCGGCCATCCTGAACCTGGTGGGAGCCTTCCTCTCCACCGAGGTCTCCAAAACCATTTCCCACGGCATTATTCGCGAGGGCGAGGGTGGGGTCTCAATATCCCCGGAACTCATCTTCGCGGGCCTGCTGGGCGCCATCATCTGGAATATGCTCACGTGGCTGCTGGGTCTTCCCTCCAGCTCCTCGCATGCCCTGTTTGGTGGCCTGATCGGTGCCGCAATCGTGGGTATCGGATTCACCTCTATTGACGGCGGTCAGCTGCTGTCCAAGGTGATCCTCCCGGCGATTTTGGCGCCATTTACCGCGGGGCTCATCGCCTTCCTGGCCACCCGCCTGGTCTATGCGATGACCCGCCGCTATGACGGCAAGCCCGATGGGCGCTCCGGTTTCCGCTATGGCCAGATCTTTACGTCCTCGCTGGTGGCACTCGCCCACGGAACCAATGACGCGCAGAAGACGATGGGTGTGATCACCCTGACCCTCGTGGCCGTGGGTGCGCAGTCCTCGGACGATACCAATCCGCAGTTCTGGGTGATCCTGGTCTGTGCCCTCGCAATCGCCCTGGGCACCTATGTGGGTGGCTGGCGCATCATTGCGACACTCGGAAGTGGCCTGACCGAGGTGAAGCCCGCCCAGGGCTTCGCCGCGGAAACCTCCACCGCCGCCACGATCCTCGCGTCGAGCCACCTCGGCTTTGCCCTGTCCACCACCCAGGTGGCCTCGGGATCGGTCATCGGCTCCGGCCTCGGCCGCCGCGGGTCCAAGGTGAAGTGGGGCACCGCCGGCCGGATCGGCATGGGCTGGCTCATGACGCTTCCCGCCGCCGCGATCGTGGGCGGAGGGGCCGCGTATCTCGCGGAGACCTTCGGCACCGCCGGTATCGTTTTTGACGCCGTGGTGGGCTTCAGCGCCGTGCTGTTCATCTACCTGTGGTCGCGCCGCACCAAGGAGTCCATCGTGGAATCCACCGTGGCCGATGTGGCCGAATCGGGACTGGCCGTGGTCATCCCCGAGGACGTGGAGCCCAAGAAGATCCCCGCAAAGGTTGAGGCCAAGCTGGAGGCACTCGCCGAGGCAAAGGCGGAGGCCAAGGCCGAGGCCAAGGAGGAAGCCAAGCTGGAGGCGGCCGCCCGGGCCGAGGAGCGCGCGGAGATCCGCGCCGAGGTCAAGGCCGAGGTCAAGGCCGAATTTAAGGCGGCGCAGCGGGCCAAGGCCCGTGCCGAGGCTAAGGCCCGCGCCAAGGCCGAGGCTAAGGCCCGCGAAGAGGCCACGGAAGACCGGGAGGACGGCAAATGA